Proteins encoded together in one Dermacentor variabilis isolate Ectoservices chromosome 2, ASM5094787v1, whole genome shotgun sequence window:
- the LOC142571835 gene encoding gonadotropin-releasing hormone receptor-like has protein sequence MTASSVDSNLMEDAFGNISCSIIKADNVGNVSDATAAGSDDILGPRYHKRVRIVIIVIMIVASIVGNTVVCWKLVFKRRHRRVSKARVLFLNLAIADLLVACITMTSQVVWEVMGRVWIAGDAFCRFFKFMQTFALVSSTYMLVTIAVDRHIAITTPLAPSPDPWKLAALTWLASCMPSLPNVYVFHSVEVAPGKCFCASIFYDRGTPLYHRQIYMGFVFFMVFVAPLVLLFTFYTGILWTIWKHSSRSAKMGQQTSSSLPRAKVKTLKMTAVVFGAFLVTNVPYMVQEVILAFGNPGILDANVVALFGVISASNSAINPYIFLYFEKRQRRGTRSALSGMLKRLPCLGSRLAVTDRGTQQMVMLTVNYSGRHSRTMTTVNCDSCACSENAHC, from the exons ATGACAGCATCGTCTGTTGACTCCAATCTAATGGAAGATGCATTCGGGAACATCTCCTGTTCCATAATAAAGGCCGATAATGTTGGAAACGTCAGCGATGCCACCGCCGCCGGCTCGGACGATATCCTTGGTCCTCGGTACCACAAGAGAGTTcgcatcgtcatcatcgtcatcatgataGTTGCGTCTATCGTCGGAAACACGGTCGTCTGCTGGAAGCTCGTCTTCAAGCGGCGCCACAGGCGCGTGTCCAAGGCAAGAGTGTTGTTCCTGAACCTCGCCATCGCGGACCTTCTGGTGGCTTGCATCACGATGACGTCGCAAGTGGTGTGGGAGGTGATGGGCCGCGTTTGGATAGCCGGTGATGCTTTCTGTCGCTTCTTCAAATTTATGCAGACGTTCGCACTGGTCTCGTCCACTTACATGCTAGTGACCATCGCGGTGGACAGGCATATCGCGATCACGACGCCGCTGGCGCCCAGCCCGGACCCCTGGAAGTTGGCCGCCTTGACGTGGCTGGCTTCGTGCATGCCGTCGTTGCCGAACGTGTACGTGTTCCATAGTGTGGAAGTCGCGCCGGGAAAGTGCTTCTGCGCCTCAATCTTCTACGACCGCGGCACGCCTCTATACCACCGCCAGATCTACATGGGTTTTGTGTTCTTCATGGTGTTTGTGGCCCCACTCGTGCTGCTCTTTACATTCTACACAGGAATCCTATGGACAATATGGAAGCACAGTTCCAGAAGCGCCAAAATGGGACAGCAAACAAGCTCTTCACTGCCACGTGCCAAG GTAAAGACGCTCAAGATGACGGCCGTGGTGTTCGGCGCCTTCCTTGTGACCAACGTGCCATACATGGTGCAGGAGGTCATCCTGGCTTTCGGCAATCCGGGCATCCTGGACGCCAACGTGGTTGCTCTCTTCGGGGTCATCTCCGCTTCGAACAGTGCCATCAACCCATACATCTTCCTCTACTTTGAAAAGAGACAGCGCCGTGGTACGCGCAGCGCCCTAAGCGGAATGCTGAAACGACTTCCCTGCTTGGGCAGCCGACTAGCTGTCACAGACAGGGGCACTCAACAAATGGTCATGTTGACGGTGAACTATTCGGGTAGGCACTCGCGTACGATGACCACAGTTAATTGTGACTCTTGCGCATGCTCGGAGAACGCCCACTGCTGA